Below is a window of Bremerella alba DNA.
GTTTTTGTTGGCCCGCGTGACCATCGCCATCGCGTTCCAGCGAATGATGCTCTTGATGCGGCGTTCAAATTCTCGGTTGCCTGGGTAGGCCGGCTGTTCCGAGGAGTGAATCGTATTGATGTACGGCGTATTGGCAGCAAACGGCACATCGACGCCGCGTGCGTGGGCACGATTTTCTAGTGCCGAAAGTAGAAAGCGAACCCGGTCATCGCCTTTTCCTTCCAGAACGTAGTCGAGCGAGTCGAGCCATTCTTGCGTTTCAGCCGGGTCCACGTCTGCCGAAAAGGTCGACGGGTTGTTCCGCATCAAATTCTCTTCAGCAGGCATTATTTTGGCGTTCGCCATGCAACTTCCCTTTTTACAGTCCGTTGCTTTGCGCCAGGGAAAATTCTCTTCCGCCGCGACTTCATTGCGCGACGTTGTCTGGCGAAGCAACCCTCGATTAACTTATCTCAAAGATCAATCTCGGCTTAGGCCCGAGGCGGGCTTCGAGTCTGAATTCTACCGCGCTGACCGTATTTGTCAGCGAGTGGTAGGCGAACCCTCTCCGTCTTCTGCAAGTAGCAGAATCGGCACAAGCCCAATTAAAACCACAAGTTATTTAGTGGCAAGACCTTACGACTTCTTCTTGGGTTTGTAAATTTCGGTGGCAGTCCCGAAAAATACCTCCCCAGCATTCATAACCGTCTCACTTAGGGTCGGATGCGGGTGGATAGTCGAGGTCAGGTCAAAGACTTCGGCTCGCATTTCCAGAGCCAAAACGGCTTCGGAAATCATCTCTCCGGCACCTGGTCCGACAATCCCGCAGCCCAAAACACGCTGTGTTTCAGGGTCAACGATCCACTTGGTCAAGCCATCGGTGCGGCCCAATGCCTGGGCACGTCCACTAGCCGCCCAAGGGTACATGGCCACATCGACCTTTTTGCCCATCGCCTTGGCCTCGCCTTCCATCAGCCCTGCCCAGGCAATTTCGGGGTCGGTGAAGATCACGGCCGGAATGGCTGCAGGCTCGAAGGAGACCGGATGACCCAAAATGGCCTCGGCGGCGGTACGCCCTTCGTGGGTCGCCTTGTGGGCGAGCATCGGATCGCCGGTCACGTCGCCAATTGCCCAGATCTTCGGATCGGCTGTACGCAACTGTTTATCGACGCCAATGAAACCACGCTTGTCGACGACGCACTGCGTGTTTTCCAGACCAATTCCCTTGGTATTCGGCCAGCGACCGATCGAAACCAAGACGCGGTCGTACTTGAATGTTCCGAACTTGTTCGGGCCCTCGAACGCGACTTCAACCTTACCGTCGCGATCGCCCAGCGATCCGACCTTGGTATTGGTGAAAATGCGTCCCTCGAACAGTCCTTCCAGCTTTTTGGCCAGCGGCTTGACCAGATTACGGTCGGCACCCGGCAGAAGCCCGTCCGTCAGTTCCACGACACTGACCTTCGTACCCAGATGAGCATAGACGGAGCCCATTTCCAGGCCGATATAGCCACCACCGATGACCAGCATGGTTTCGGGAATATCTTGCAGGTCCAACGCACCGGTCGAGTCCATTACCCGTGGCGAGTCAATCTGGAATGCCGGCGGCATAGCAGCCACCGAACCGGTCGCGATGATCGCGTGATCGAAGGTTAGCTTGCCGCCTTCGGGAATGGAGGGGTCGTCCCCTTCCAATTCAAGCGTACTCGAATCGA
It encodes the following:
- the lpdA gene encoding dihydrolipoyl dehydrogenase, yielding MAHTQLAVIGGGPGGYAAAFLAADEGMEVTLIEKDSRLGGTCLLRGCIPSKALLHVARVIDEVHELNKDWGVTYSEPQIELDKLRARKEGVIKSLSTGLGQLAKKRNVTVIKAKASFVDSSTLELEGDDPSIPEGGKLTFDHAIIATGSVAAMPPAFQIDSPRVMDSTGALDLQDIPETMLVIGGGYIGLEMGSVYAHLGTKVSVVELTDGLLPGADRNLVKPLAKKLEGLFEGRIFTNTKVGSLGDRDGKVEVAFEGPNKFGTFKYDRVLVSIGRWPNTKGIGLENTQCVVDKRGFIGVDKQLRTADPKIWAIGDVTGDPMLAHKATHEGRTAAEAILGHPVSFEPAAIPAVIFTDPEIAWAGLMEGEAKAMGKKVDVAMYPWAASGRAQALGRTDGLTKWIVDPETQRVLGCGIVGPGAGEMISEAVLALEMRAEVFDLTSTIHPHPTLSETVMNAGEVFFGTATEIYKPKKKS